In Gottschalkia purinilytica, the genomic stretch GTCAAGTATCTATTTAACAGTAAATATAAAAATAGCTTGTTAAAAACTATTCGGTATAGTTATTTAACAAGCTATTAATATTTCTAATTTTTATTAAAACCACGGTAGATAGTTCATTACTAATAACGCCATTATACTAGTTAATGCCATCGCTACCATATTAGGTATAACTCCATGTAAGTGATCCGGTATATTTCTATTTAGTAATTCAGCAAAAGGAGGTCCTATTATTCCTCCAAATACGGATGAAAAAATAATGACTGGTAAAGTTGCTCCAAAAGTTAGTACACATATAGGCCCTACACTTACTACTGGAATATATGTAGGATACCATCCATATTCTATATGCTTTCTTCCATATAAAAGTACTCCTATTCCTCCCCCTATAAGTTGTGACAATAGTATTCCTGGAAATACTCCAGTCCCTAATAATCCATGTTTTGTATTTAGAAACCAGTCAATAATGGCACCAATTATTAGAAATATTGTAGCTATTTCATTTCCATAAAACAGTGGATCTGTAAAATCTGCAAGAACTCTTCTTATAAACCATATTGGACTTTTTAATTGCTCATATTCTATCTTTCTACTTACTTCTTCTGCATCTTCTTCATCAACATTAAAATCTGATTTCTTCATCCAAGGAGCTATCTTACAAACTTGTAGAGTTATAGTTATAGCAGTAGCTAGTGCTATATAGTTAGATATTGCTAATGGCAGTCTCAGTATTGTAACTATTCCATCAGACAGCCAAAGTGCTATAGGTGGAGTAATTAATCCTCCAAGTATAGATCCAGTGATTAATGCTCGTTTACTTGGTCCATATATTATCATTACAGCTTGTGGAGCTCCTACAAGAACCAAAAAAGTAGGTATCCAATTATGTCCTTTATCTAACAAAGTTATATATTTAAATGCAAATACTGCTAATAATAAGGATAATATTTGAGAAGCAAAAACCCATGGCCAAACATTTAATCCATATGAAATATTAAATCCTGCAAACTTGGATTTTTTAACATCTAGTATCCATGCAACTATTCCACCCAATATTACTCCTAATCCAGCAAACAATCCACCATAAAATTGAGGTTCTGAAAAGTCTTTTACCATCCATATAATTTTATAAAATAAGTTATTCCCTGAATTCTTGGCGATTTCTTCATATGGTAGCCAATATGTTATATTTTGTATATTAGTTAGAATAAAGTATATCAAAACTCCTATTAAAATAATAACTCCAAATCCTATTGGAGAACCTATTGGTTCAAGTAAATACTTTTTCTTTTGAGTATCTACAGATTCTATATTTTCAGTAGACAAGCTCATTCCTCCACTTCTTGAATTTAATTTTCACTATTATTCTTCTAAAATAAGGCTAACAAAAATTTTTGTTAGCCTTATTTAGTACTATAAATTATTATTCTACAATAGGAGATAGTATGTTAAAATTATTTACATCAACTAGTCCTTTATCTGTTATTTTCCATTTTGGACTTGTAGATAGTGATAAGAATGATAAATGCATAAATGGAGCATGTATTTTACATCCTAATTCATCTTTTGCTAATTTTTCTAATAAAGATATTCTTTCACTTACTTCATGTCCCGTTAGTTCATCTGTCATGAGTCCTCCAATAGGAAGTCCTAGTTCTCCTATGATATCTCCATCTTTAGCTACTGCCAGTCCTCCTCCTAGTTCTATAACTCTATTTATTGCAATTGTTATATCTTTTAAATTCGTTCCTGTAGCTATAATATTGTGCGTATCATGACTTACAGATTCTGCAAATGCCCCCTGTTCTAGTCCAAATCCTTTTACAAAGGATTTACCTATGTTTCCAGTTCGTCCATGTCTTTCAACACAAATTATAGGAAGAACATCTTGATTTATATCTGGACATACTATCCCATCTTTTACTTTAAGAGTAAATTCTAGATCTCCACTTAGATTCTGATCTGGAATACACTCTATACATCTAACATTAACACTATTTTCATCTACACTTATTGATATATCTTTCTCTGTTATACTTCCTCTTTTAACTGAATTTTTAACTACTTCTGGATATGTGTATTTAGGTAACTCCAGTAATAGTTTTCCTTGAGATGCTACTAACTTACCTTCTAAGTAAACGCTTTCCACTTTCATCTTATTAATATCTGAAATAATAGCAATATCAGCTAATTTACCTGGTGCTAAAACACCTTTATCTTTAAATCCAAAATAAGTAGCTGCATTTATTGTTACCATTTGTATAGCCTCAACTGGGTCTACTCCCTCTGCTATAGTTCTTCTTACGATTTCATTCATATGTCCTACAGTTTCTAAGTCTGCTGCAACCATATCATCTGTTGCCAAAATACATCTTCTCGAATCAAATCCTTCTTCAGTAACTGCTTTTATACATTCAGACATATTTCTTTGAGTTGATCCCTCCCTCATAAATAAATAAACTCCTTGATTAAGTTTTTCAATAGCTTCTGCTTTAGTTGTAGTTTCGTGACAAGAACATTCTCCAGCACATGATATAATATGTGCGGCTAGTTCTTTGCCAAACAACTCTGGAGCATTACCATCTACTACTTTTCCTATACTTGAAGCATAAACTGTTGAAGCTACTAAATCTGTAACTATTTCTGGTGAATTTCTATACACATGCTTTGCATTACTAAATCCTTGTAATTCTCCTATTCCTATTATGTTCTTGTAATTTAATAATTCCTCCATATCATCTGAAGTTACATCATATCCAGCAGTTTCAAGTGCAGGACAATCTGGAGTTAATGCCGGAACAACTATATGAACATGATTTGGAACTACACTTGCTTCATCAGCTATAGCTTTCATACCTATGGGGCCTAAAACATTTCCTATTTCATGTGGATCTGCTACTAATGTCGTAGTTCCTGATGGTATTGATAATCTCGAAAACTCAGTGACAGTTAACATGCTACTTTCAAAATGCATATGTGAGTCAATAAATCCAGGAGATAGATACTTCCCTGTTACATCAATAACTTCCGTTTCTGCGCCTATTAAGCCTTCTGATTCACCTACTAAAAGGATATACTTACCCTTAATAGCTATATCAGCTTTATAAATTTTTCTGGTTAAAACATTTATAATATTTCCATTTTTTAAAACTACATCTGCGAATCTATCATCAGCCATTAGAGAATCTATCATCTCTCTATATTCTATAGTTTTTTTAAAATCTTTAGCATTTAATTTTGACAAAATAGTTTTCCCCCTTAATTATTTTATTTTTAATTTTTATTATATTTTTAAACTTTATTATTCAAGAAAAAAAGTTCATGATATTATTAAATCCAATAATATCATGAACTTTTAATAGCGCATTTTTTTATATTATACCCCCTCTCTTTTTCGCATAATTATTGCTTCATTAAATTATATGAGGTTGTACAGTTTTTATTCTTTAAATTTATAATAAATTTAGGAAATCGTTTTCAGATGTGATAAAAAAAATTTAAAACTGAAAGGAATTTTAATTACATCTAGTCTATATTGTTCAAGGGTATATATTGTATATATATTTAACGATATTATATAGCATTTTTTTACATATGTCAATATATTTTGTATTTTTTGTAATATTTTGTATGTATCATCTTGTTTTTAATATAATACTAAATTCTTTTTTATCCAAAGAAAACTTACTAGATTTATTGTTTCTTAATCCATGAATATGTACATTAAATTTTGGAATAGGATACTTATTTTTTAAAACTTTCGACTTTATAATTACTCTATCTTTTTCCTGTCGAATTTTGAACTCTATCTGTGAGTATATTCCCTTTTTATATTTAAAACTAAGTCCATCATCTAAATAAAGATTATATGAATTATTTGTCCCTAAATAAAAATGTATATCTAATATCTGATAATCTTTCTTTATATATTGACATACTCTATTCATTGGAATTATCGATCCACTCTTTATATATATTGGAATTATATCTAATGGTGTATCTACCGTTATATATCTTTTTCCTTTTATTTTTCTTTTTGTCCAAAAGCAATACCACTCACCTTTAGGTAGATACACCATTCTCTTTTTAGTCTTTGGCGAAATTACTGGACAAACTAATATATTTTCTCCAAATAAAAACTGATCGTTTATATTATAAGTATTTTCATCATTTTGATAATGATAAAATAAAGGCCTTATAACTGGTTTTCCAGTATTACTACTTTCTTTCATTAAGTTATAAATATAAGTAACTAGCTTATATCTCAACTCTATATATTTTTTTATTATATTTTTATATTTTTCTCCAAAACACCATGGTTCTTGGTTAACAGTTCCCTTATCGCTATGGTTTCTAAATAAAGGTGTAAAGACTCCTAGCTGTGTCCATCTAGTAAGTAATTCTCCATTACTATCTTCTAAAAATCCCCCAACATCACTTCCAATAAATGAATATCCACTAATACCTAAATTCAAATACATAGGTATACTATACTGTAGATTTTCCCATGTACTAGCATTATCTCCTGTCCATAATGCTGAATATCGTTGACTTCCTGCAAAAGCAGCTCTTGTAAGAATGAATGACCTTTTATCAGGATTTATATTTCTTATCCCTTCATATGTAGCCATGGATTGTAATAGTCCATATATATTATGTATTTCATCGTGAGTTTTTTTATCGTCTTTATCATCTAAATGAACTGTATCTATTGGAATTGTTTTAGATTTTGTAGAAAAATCAGCGGGTTCATTCATATCATTCCATATGCCTTCTATTCCCAAATCTATAAATTCTTTATGTAGCTCTCCCCACCATTTTCTAACATTTTCTCTTAAAAAGTCTGGAAAAACAGAATCTCCTCCCCATACTTTTCCGATATATACTTCTCCCAAAGAATCTTTTATGAAAAATTCTTGTTCTTTGCCCTGTTTATATACATGATAGTTTTCCTCTACTTTTATTCCAGGATCTATTATTACAGTTAACTTATAATTCATTTTCTTTAAACTTATCATCATATCTCTAAATTCACAGAATTTTTCACTATCAATAGTAAATACTTTATAATCTTTCATATAGTCGATATCTAAGTATAAGACATCACAAGGTATCTTTTCTTTTCTCATTTTTTTTGCTACATACATTAGCTCGTCTTTATTACTATAGCTATATCTACTCTGATGATATCCAAGAAAATCTTTTCTTGGTAACGTATTTGTTCCTGTTAAAAAACAATATCCTTCTATAACTTTTTGTATATTGTTATCATATATAAAATAGTAATCTATATCCCCACCTTCTGCACTAAATGTTAGCTCATCTTCTTTATTTTTACCAAAGTCAAAAAAAGTTTTGTATGTATTATCAAAATAAACTCCATAACATTTATCTTTGTCTAATCCAATATAAAATGGTATAGATGTATGATATTCTTTTATTGCTGAATTATGAATACCATACTTTCCTAAAACATCTGTATTCCAGTTAGAAGTTTTAGTCCCTTTTAAGTTTATATGCCCGTACTTTTCACCCATGCCATAAAAACCTTTTTCCCAAGAAATACTTTTTATAATTTTATTTTGATTAGTATATATATCTTTATCACTGCTTATTATATTTCCTAATTTATCACATATAGAAACTTTAAGTGTCTTTTTATGTATTTTTATCTTAAAACTATTTGTAGTTATTGTATTGTTTGTATGTTTAGAATCTATTTTTACAGGACTTCTTATTAGTGCATAAGATGAATTTCTTAAATCTATAGTTTTACTATATGTAAATCTCACTATATTATCTTTGTAAAAATTTATATGCAAAAATAAATCATCATTTTTCATAAAGTAACCATTATTTATTGGAGTTATCATAATAATATCACCTCTAACTTATTTACACTGAATATAAAATATAAAACTATATTTATAAATATTATCTATATTAAACTATTCATCACTTGAAATATTTTCAAACACGAGCTTTCCTCCACCTATCACTCCTGAGTTATTGAGATGTCTTGCTGTAACTATAGTAGTTCCTTTAGTAATATTACAATTGTTATTATAATAATCTATCATGGGTTTCCACCAATGATCCCTGGAGTGTACTAATCCTCCACCTATTATTATTTTATCGGGATCTATCATGTTTTTTATGGTTATAATTAATATAGCTAGATTTTCTATGAATTCAGAAATTGTTTCTTTTACAGTTTGTTCTCCCTTAGAACATCTATTAAATATTTCTTTAGAACTTAAATATATACCCGTCTTCTCATAATATGTTTTTTCTATTCCTCTTCCTGACACATATTGTTCCGTACATCCTTTTTGTCCACATTTACACTCTCTTCCATTAGGATATAGTATTGTATGGCCTATCTCTCCACATCTCCAATCACTTCCATGAAGTATATCATCTTTTACATATATACTCCCTCCTAGTCCTGTACCCAAAGTTAAAACAACAAATGCATCTGTATTTTGCCCTTCTCCTATCCATCTTTCACAGAGTCCAACTAAGTTTGCATCATTTTCTATGAATATAGGCAAATCAAAAAAGCTGTTAAGTTCTGTTCTTAAATTAACTCCACTCCAGTTATACATATTCCCTTCTAAAATTTCTATTTTTCCTTTTTCTATATTAATAGCACCTGGAGAACCTATTCCTATACCTACTACTTTCTTTTCATTTCTAATTAAATTTTCTATTATTTCTCTTACTTTTTTCAAAACCATATTTCTTCCTTTGTTAGCATCTGTATCTAATATTATGCTTTTTAATATATTTCCTTCTTCATCTATAATTCCACCTTTTATTTTTGTCCCTCCTATATCTATTCCTATAGCTTTTCTCAAAACCTCAACCCCTTAAGCAATTTCCTTATTTTAATTATTATTATTTACATAGAAAGATTATTCTTTTATAGAAAGATATAAATAAAAAGAAAGTTCTAATAATATTAGAACTTTCTTTTTTATAATTATTTTATTTTGATTTTACTTCTGTCCAAATTGTGTCATATAGCTTTATTGAATCTCCTAAATCTCTAAATACTTCACTATTTTTCATAAGTTCTTCATTTGGATATAGTGCTTTATTTTTTACAAGTTTAGGATCTAATTTTTTCATAGTTTCTTTATTTGGTGTAGAATATCCCACATATTCTGCATTCTTTTGAGCTATTTCTGGTCTACATAAAAAGTTAATAAATAATTCAGCTTCTTTTTTATGTTTACTTGTTTTAGGTATTACTACACTGTCAAACCAGTAATTTGTTCCTTCTTTTGGTATAGCATAAGCTAAATTTTCATTTTCAGACATAGTGTATACTGCATCACCTGACCATACAACTGACATTGCGGCCTCTTCACCTATCATCATGTCTTTACCTTCATCTCCAACATACGAAAGAACTAATGGTTTTTGTTTCATAAGCTCACTTTTAGCTTCTTCTAGTTGTTTTGGATCAGTAGAATTCATTGAGTATCCTAATTTTTTAAGAGCTACACCTATAGAATCCCTCTGACTATCTATCATTAGTATTTTTCCTTTATATTTAGAATCCCATAGTATATTCCAACTATCTACAGGTTCTTTCACCATAGTTTTATTATATAATATCCCAACTGTTCCCCAGAAGTATGGTACAGAATATTCACTAGTAGGATCAAAATCTAGTTTTTTAAGATTATCTGATATATATTTATAGTTTTCTATATTGTTATAGTCTATTTTTTGTAATAAACCTTCCTTTATCATTTTTTCTATCATGTAATCCGAAGGAAAAGCTACATCATAACTTGTTCCACCTGATTTTATTTTTATATACATTTCTTCATTCGTAGCAAAATTATCATAAATAACTTTAATTCCGTACTCTTTTTCAAATTCCTCTAAAACTGATTCATCAATATAGTCTCCCCAGTTATATACATTTAAAACTTTTTTGTTGTTATTCTTAGAACCACAACCAGTACCAACCATTCCTATGGATATTATCAAAACAAAAGTTACTAAAAGTTTTAAAACTCTTTTCATTTTACCTATCATCCTCCTTTTTATTTTTTCTTAGCTTCTTTCAAAGATTTCTTATTTATAAGTAATAGTAATATTAATACACTTAAAAACATTATTGTAGAAAGAGCATTAATTGTAGGCTTTATACCTCTTCTAGCCATAGAAAATATTGTTATTGAAAGGTTAGATACACCTGAACCTGCAGTAAAGAAACTAATAACAAAATCATCTATAGACAATGTAAAAGCAATTAAAGCTCCTGAAATGACACCTGGCATTATTTCTGGTAATACTACCTTTCTGAAGGCATAAAAAGGCGTTGCTCCTAAATCCATAGCAGCTTCTGATAAATATTTATTTAATTGTCTTAGTTTTGGTAAAACAGCTAAAACAACATATGGTATATTAAATGTAATATGTGCTAAAAGCATACTTAAAAATCCTAGCTCTAAATTCATGAACATGAATAAAGTCATAAGAGCAACTCCAGTTACTATATCTGGATTTAAAACTGGCAAATAATTTATATTCATAATTATTTGTTTACTTATAGGCTTCATTTTATGTATGCCTATAGCAGCTAATGTTCCTATAATAGTAGCAACTATTGAAGATATAATAGCAATTGCTATTGTATAATATAGTGATGTCATTATTTTTTCATCTTTAAATAATTCTGAATACCACTTAAGGGTGAATCCTCCCCAGCTTCCTCTTGATTTTGATTCATTAAATGAATATATTATTAAAATACCTATAGGGGCATATAGAAAAATAAAAAGTAAAGCTGTATAAATTCTTTTTATGGCCTTTTCTACCATAATCCACCGCCCCCTTCTTTATCTTTATCATATTTTGCTGTAAAAGCCATAAATATTAGTATTATTATCATCATAATAATTGATATTGCTGAACCAAAACTCCAGTCATCTACTTTTAGGAATTGTTGTTCTATAAGATTACCTATGAGACTATATTTTCCACCACCAAGTAAATTTGAAATAACAAAAGTACTTACCGCTGGCATGAATACCATAGTGATTCCTGATATTACTCCTGGTAAGCTAAGTGGAAATATAATTCTCATAAATGTTTTAAATTTACTTGCACCTAGATCATATGAAGCCTCTATAAGACTTTCATCTAGTTTTATCAATACTGAATATATAGGCAATATCATAAATGGTATAAAGTTATATATCATACCTAACAAAACTGCTCCATCATTATACATTAAATTTAATGTGGGCAGTCCAATAGTTTGTAAAAATCTATTTATAACTCCGTTTCTTCCTAATAAAGTCATCCAAGCATAAGTTCTTAGTAAAAAATTCATCCACATGGGTAATACAAATAGTAAAGATACTATATTTCTTTTTCTAGGTTCCATCCTTGATAAAATCATAGCCATAGGATATCCAAGTAATAAGCATATAATAGTAGAAAGTCCTGCAAGAGTTAATGAACGTTTAAATACATCTAAATAAATAGGTTGTAAGAATCTTTTAAAGTTATCAAGTGTAAATTGGATTTCACCAAGCTTGTATAATCTTCCATCTGTTAAGCTCAAAAATAGTACCAACAATATAGGTATAAGAGTAAATATAATCATCCATAGTACATATGGATATGATATCCAAGTTCTTTTTTTCATTATTCAATCACCTTTTTCATAATGTGAATACTCTCTGGTGAAAAGTTCATACCTATTTCTGCTCCCACTGGTTCCATATCAGTACTATGAATCATCCATTCTCTTTCCTTTTCTTGTACTATCATTTCATAATGAACACCTTTAAAGGTAACTGATTTAACAGTACCCTTTAACATTCCATCTTCTTTCTCTACTATTTTTATATCTTCAGGTCTTATAATAACATCTATATTTTCATTATCTTCAAATCCTTTATCCACACATTTAAACTTGGTTTCAGCAAATTCTACTAGATAATCTTCCATCATAATTCCATCTACTATATTACTTTCTCCAATAAAACTTGCTACAAAAGCATTTTTAGGTTCATTATATATATCTACTGGAGTTCCTATCTGTTGTATTTTACCCTTATCCATTACAACTACAGTATCAGACATACTTAATGCCTCTTCTTGGTCATGAGTTACATATATAAATGTTATTCCAACTCTTTTTTGCATGTTTTTTAGTTCTACTTGCATTTCTTTTCTAAGCTTTAAATCCAATGCACCTAACGGTTCATCTAATAAAAGTACTTTAGGTTCATTAACAAGAGCTCTTGCTATAGCAATTCTCTGTTGTTGTCCACCACTTAATGATGTTATAGCTCTATTTTCAAATCCACTTAAATTAACTAACTTAAGGATGTTCTTTACTTTTTCTTTTATTTCTTCTTTTCCAAGTTTTTTGATTTTTAGTCCAAATGCTATATTTTCAAATACATCTAAGTGTGGAAATAAAGCATACTTTTGAAAAACAGTATTTATTTGCCTCTCATATGGAGGAATATTATTTATCATTTTATTTTCAAATATAACATCACCAGATGTGGGCTGTTCAAATCCTCCTATTATTCTAAGAGTAGTTGTCTTACCACATCCACTAGGTCCTAGAAGTGTAAGAAATTCGTTCTTTCTTATATAAAGATTTATATCTTGAAGAACATCTAAATCGTCGTATGTTTTTGAAATATTTTTTAAGTCTATTATTATATTTTTTTCCATAATAAATACCCCCAATCTTCTAAAAACTTGGTGGTGTACTCACCCAAAGTAATTTTGCTTTTTTCTTTCCTATATTTTCTATATAGTGATTAGAATGCGCCTTAAAGTAAAAGCTATCTCCTTTTTTTGCTTTATATCTCTGTTTTCCTATATGCACAATTATAATTCCTGAAAGTACATATCCAAACTCTTCTCCTTCATGAGGATAATCTTCTTTAGTTTTTCCTCCCTCTTCAAGCTCTACGAGTATTGGTTCCATAAGATTTTTCTGAGCGTTAGGAATAAGCCATTGAAGGTTAAATTTTAATTCTTCATTTTCTGTTTCAAATACATCATCTCTACTAAACACTATTTTTTCTTCTTCCATTTCATTGAAAAAGTCTCTTAAATTAGTTCCTAATCCATCTAATATATCTACTAATGTAGCTATCGAAGGAGATGTCAAATCTCTTTCCAATTGTGATATAAACCCTTTAGTAAGTTCACATCTATTTGCAAGCTCTTCTTGAGTTAATGAGCTCTTAACTCTAAGACGCCTAATTTTTTCTCCGATTTTCACGAATATCACCCTTGCTTTTATAATCAAGTATATTAAACTTTTGGTTTATAATTACTAAACAAAATTGCAAATATATTATAATCATACCATAATAAAAAAGTCAACAATAATTTCAAAAGTAAAATAAAAAAATGCATTATAATGCATTTTTCTATTTTATTTTTAAATTAATTTTAAAACTATTTAGATTATTAATTTAAAATCTATATTTTAACATCTCTTTTATTAAATATTTTCAAACCATTTTTTGCTATCATAACTATTACTAAGATAATAAGCGAAGCCATTACTATTGCTCCTCCAGGAGATAAGTCTAAATAAAATGAAGTTATAAGTCCTGAAATAACAGAAATCAATCCAAAAATATTAGATAGTAATAAAGCACTTTTAAAACTTCTAGCTAATTGTAGGCTTGTAGCAACGGGAAGTACCATAAGAGACGATACTAACAATATTCCTACTATTCTCATTGAAACAGTTACAGTAAGAGCAACTAATATTGAAAAATATATATTTATAGACTTAACCTTGAGTCCTGATAATTTTGCATGTTCTTCATCAAATGTAGTATAAAACAAACTTCTATATAGTATAACTATTGAAGCTATTATAATAAGTCCAAGTAAAATAACTATGTATAAATCTTCATTAGTAACAAGTGAAATACTTCCAAACAAATAGCCCATTATGCCACTTGTTTTCCCTTCATATAAGTTAATAAGAATACTTGCGACTCCTATTCCTGCAGCTAGAACTATAGATAAAGATATTTCCGCATATTTTTCATATTCTCGCCTTAACTTCTCTATTCCTAAAGAAGCTACTATGGATATTGCTATAGCTGTATAAACTGGATATATATCTAATACCATTCCAGTAGCTACTCCTGCTAATGCTACATGAGATAGTGTATCTCCTACCATAGAAAATCTTTTAAGTACTAGAAAAAGTCCTATAGTGGAACAAATTAAAGACACTACTACCCCTATAATTAAAGCTCTTTGCATAAAATCATAATTTAACATAGTCATATCCCCATCACCTACTATTTATAATTACCTAACTTATTCATATCATTTTCTATTATTTCTCTTAAGTACTTGCTCTTTGCAAAGTTTTTAGCATCATAAAAGTAAATTTGCCCATCGTTTAAACAAGCTACTTTATTAGCTTTTTCTGATATTTCCCCTACATCATGTGTAACCATAACTAATGTTATTCCCATTTCTTTGTTCAGTTTTTCCATTAATCTATAGAAGCTACCTTGGGACTTTATATCTACTCCAACTAAAGGTTCATCCATAAATATTATTTTAGGATTACTTATTAACAATCTGGCTATAAATACTCTCTGTTGTTGTCCCCCAGATAAACTACCTATAAGTCTATCCTTATATTCTTCCATATCAACTATCTTTAAAACTTCATATATTTTTTTCTTATGTTTTTTATTTAAAA encodes the following:
- a CDS encoding ABC transporter substrate-binding protein is translated as MKRVLKLLVTFVLIISIGMVGTGCGSKNNNKKVLNVYNWGDYIDESVLEEFEKEYGIKVIYDNFATNEEMYIKIKSGGTSYDVAFPSDYMIEKMIKEGLLQKIDYNNIENYKYISDNLKKLDFDPTSEYSVPYFWGTVGILYNKTMVKEPVDSWNILWDSKYKGKILMIDSQRDSIGVALKKLGYSMNSTDPKQLEEAKSELMKQKPLVLSYVGDEGKDMMIGEEAAMSVVWSGDAVYTMSENENLAYAIPKEGTNYWFDSVVIPKTSKHKKEAELFINFLCRPEIAQKNAEYVGYSTPNKETMKKLDPKLVKNKALYPNEELMKNSEVFRDLGDSIKLYDTIWTEVKSK
- a CDS encoding TIM-barrel domain-containing protein, with product MITPINNGYFMKNDDLFLHINFYKDNIVRFTYSKTIDLRNSSYALIRSPVKIDSKHTNNTITTNSFKIKIHKKTLKVSICDKLGNIISSDKDIYTNQNKIIKSISWEKGFYGMGEKYGHINLKGTKTSNWNTDVLGKYGIHNSAIKEYHTSIPFYIGLDKDKCYGVYFDNTYKTFFDFGKNKEDELTFSAEGGDIDYYFIYDNNIQKVIEGYCFLTGTNTLPRKDFLGYHQSRYSYSNKDELMYVAKKMRKEKIPCDVLYLDIDYMKDYKVFTIDSEKFCEFRDMMISLKKMNYKLTVIIDPGIKVEENYHVYKQGKEQEFFIKDSLGEVYIGKVWGGDSVFPDFLRENVRKWWGELHKEFIDLGIEGIWNDMNEPADFSTKSKTIPIDTVHLDDKDDKKTHDEIHNIYGLLQSMATYEGIRNINPDKRSFILTRAAFAGSQRYSALWTGDNASTWENLQYSIPMYLNLGISGYSFIGSDVGGFLEDSNGELLTRWTQLGVFTPLFRNHSDKGTVNQEPWCFGEKYKNIIKKYIELRYKLVTYIYNLMKESSNTGKPVIRPLFYHYQNDENTYNINDQFLFGENILVCPVISPKTKKRMVYLPKGEWYCFWTKRKIKGKRYITVDTPLDIIPIYIKSGSIIPMNRVCQYIKKDYQILDIHFYLGTNNSYNLYLDDGLSFKYKKGIYSQIEFKIRQEKDRVIIKSKVLKNKYPIPKFNVHIHGLRNNKSSKFSLDKKEFSIILKTR
- the ade gene encoding adenine deaminase produces the protein MSKLNAKDFKKTIEYREMIDSLMADDRFADVVLKNGNIINVLTRKIYKADIAIKGKYILLVGESEGLIGAETEVIDVTGKYLSPGFIDSHMHFESSMLTVTEFSRLSIPSGTTTLVADPHEIGNVLGPIGMKAIADEASVVPNHVHIVVPALTPDCPALETAGYDVTSDDMEELLNYKNIIGIGELQGFSNAKHVYRNSPEIVTDLVASTVYASSIGKVVDGNAPELFGKELAAHIISCAGECSCHETTTKAEAIEKLNQGVYLFMREGSTQRNMSECIKAVTEEGFDSRRCILATDDMVAADLETVGHMNEIVRRTIAEGVDPVEAIQMVTINAATYFGFKDKGVLAPGKLADIAIISDINKMKVESVYLEGKLVASQGKLLLELPKYTYPEVVKNSVKRGSITEKDISISVDENSVNVRCIECIPDQNLSGDLEFTLKVKDGIVCPDINQDVLPIICVERHGRTGNIGKSFVKGFGLEQGAFAESVSHDTHNIIATGTNLKDITIAINRVIELGGGLAVAKDGDIIGELGLPIGGLMTDELTGHEVSERISLLEKLAKDELGCKIHAPFMHLSFLSLSTSPKWKITDKGLVDVNNFNILSPIVE
- a CDS encoding ABC transporter permease, translated to MVEKAIKRIYTALLFIFLYAPIGILIIYSFNESKSRGSWGGFTLKWYSELFKDEKIMTSLYYTIAIAIISSIVATIIGTLAAIGIHKMKPISKQIIMNINYLPVLNPDIVTGVALMTLFMFMNLELGFLSMLLAHITFNIPYVVLAVLPKLRQLNKYLSEAAMDLGATPFYAFRKVVLPEIMPGVISGALIAFTLSIDDFVISFFTAGSGVSNLSITIFSMARRGIKPTINALSTIMFLSVLILLLLINKKSLKEAKKK
- the potA gene encoding spermidine/putrescine ABC transporter ATP-binding protein; the encoded protein is MEKNIIIDLKNISKTYDDLDVLQDINLYIRKNEFLTLLGPSGCGKTTTLRIIGGFEQPTSGDVIFENKMINNIPPYERQINTVFQKYALFPHLDVFENIAFGLKIKKLGKEEIKEKVKNILKLVNLSGFENRAITSLSGGQQQRIAIARALVNEPKVLLLDEPLGALDLKLRKEMQVELKNMQKRVGITFIYVTHDQEEALSMSDTVVVMDKGKIQQIGTPVDIYNEPKNAFVASFIGESNIVDGIMMEDYLVEFAETKFKCVDKGFEDNENIDVIIRPEDIKIVEKEDGMLKGTVKSVTFKGVHYEMIVQEKEREWMIHSTDMEPVGAEIGMNFSPESIHIMKKVIE
- a CDS encoding ABC transporter permease, with the translated sequence MKKRTWISYPYVLWMIIFTLIPILLVLFLSLTDGRLYKLGEIQFTLDNFKRFLQPIYLDVFKRSLTLAGLSTIICLLLGYPMAMILSRMEPRKRNIVSLLFVLPMWMNFLLRTYAWMTLLGRNGVINRFLQTIGLPTLNLMYNDGAVLLGMIYNFIPFMILPIYSVLIKLDESLIEASYDLGASKFKTFMRIIFPLSLPGVISGITMVFMPAVSTFVISNLLGGGKYSLIGNLIEQQFLKVDDWSFGSAISIIMMIIILIFMAFTAKYDKDKEGGGGLW
- a CDS encoding ROK family protein: MRKAIGIDIGGTKIKGGIIDEEGNILKSIILDTDANKGRNMVLKKVREIIENLIRNEKKVVGIGIGSPGAINIEKGKIEILEGNMYNWSGVNLRTELNSFFDLPIFIENDANLVGLCERWIGEGQNTDAFVVLTLGTGLGGSIYVKDDILHGSDWRCGEIGHTILYPNGRECKCGQKGCTEQYVSGRGIEKTYYEKTGIYLSSKEIFNRCSKGEQTVKETISEFIENLAILIITIKNMIDPDKIIIGGGLVHSRDHWWKPMIDYYNNNCNITKGTTIVTARHLNNSGVIGGGKLVFENISSDE